In the Pseudochaenichthys georgianus chromosome 1, fPseGeo1.2, whole genome shotgun sequence genome, one interval contains:
- the LOC117454663 gene encoding Na(+)/H(+) exchange regulatory cofactor NHE-RF2 produces the protein MESELRPRLCFLTKGEQGYGFHLHGERNRGGQFIRKVDPGSSSDMAGLRPGDRVVEVNGENVENEGHHQVVDRIREVSYRTRLLVVDRETDEHLGSRGLACTEDLAIEMGTLSPQPSPAATPSTSPFPRGNSPMSPKPNDTQSFSPPAGDSSIHTITQDKAKRFSVTSCTATDPELQEHPSPEPSVELCPRLCHLVKGENGYGFNLHSDKKKGGQFVRSVDPGSAAESADIRPGDRIVEVNGMNISTLRHSEVVALIREAGGEVRFLVVDQETYDFFQIIRITPTVSHVKEVYLEESVTESSPPTPSPTTELPATEPPIINVTLTDSPITKTSPNSRTNGSLASHSSRSSTTQSEISSSDMSIQVHEEDDRRVSDPFMESGLRLSPTAAEAKKKALNSRNKKRAPAMNWSKKQEIFSSF, from the exons ATGGAGAGCGAGCTGAGACCCAGGCTCTGTTTCCTGACCAAAGGAGAGCAGGGCTATGGGTTCCACCTGCATGGGGAGAGGAATAGAGGCGGGCAGTTCATCCGCAAAGTGGACCCCGGCTCCTCTTCTGACATGGCCGGGCTGCGGCCAGGAGACCGGGTGGTGGAGGTGAACGGGGAGAATGTGGAGAACGAAGGCCACCATCAA GTGGTGGACCGTATCCGCGAGGTGTCCTACCGCACCCGGCTGCTGGTGGTGGACAGAGAGACGGACGAACACCTCGGCAGCCGAGGCCTGGCCTGCACAGAGGACCTGGCCATCGAGATGGGAACCCTCTCCCCACAGCCCTCACCCGCTGCCACTCCTTCTACCTCACCTTTTCCTAGAGGGAACTCACCTATGTCACCAAAACCCAACGACACACAATCATTTTCCCCCCCTGCTGGAGACTCGTCCATACACACCATCACACAAGACAAGGCCAAGAGGTTCTCGGTGACATCATGTACAGCAACAGACCCAGAG CTGCAGGAGCATCCCTCCCCAGAGCCATCCGTTGAGCTCTGTCCCCGCCTGTGTCACCTGGTGAAGGGGGAGAACGGCTACGGCTTCAACCTGCACAGCGACAAGAAGAAGGGGGGACAGTTTGTGCGCTCAGTGGACCCCGGGTCAGCTGCTGAGAGCGCGGACATCAGACCTGGAGACAGAATAGTGGAG GTGAACGGAATGAACATATCCACCCTGAGACACTCAGAGGTGGTGGCACTCATTAGAGAAGCAGGGGGGGAAGTGCGCTTCCTAGTGGTTGACCAGGAGACGTACGATTTCTTCCAAATAATTAGAATCACACCCACTGTCAGCCATGTCAAAG agGTCTATCTGGAGGAATCGGTCACAGAAAGCAGCCCACCCACCCCGTCTCCGACCACTGAACTCCCCGCCACAGAACCACCAATAATAAACGTCACACTGACAGACTCCCCGATCACAAAAACGTCTCCAAATTCCAGGACCAATGGGAGTTTGGCATCCCATTCCTCCAGAAGTTCCACCACCCAATCAGAGATCAGCAGCTCGGACATGAGCATCCAG gttCACGAGGAGGACGACAGGCGTGTTTCGGATCCTTTCATGGAGAGCGGCCTGCGTCTGAGTCCCACAGCTGCTGAGGCAAAAAAAAAGGCCCTCAACAGTCGCAACAAGAAGAGAGCACCTGCTATGAACTGGAGTAAGAAACAAGAGATCTTCAGTAGCTTCTGA
- the nthl1 gene encoding endonuclease III-like protein 1 isoform X2 produces the protein MPQVHWKTNFCYVVRTLTMTSPYFMQSRPVITRSGDQNAASLRSKLTTRRRNQGPGSSVEVKVEPEEARISEQRPSSAPLSTETDALPLSSHSRRRKQLKVEYDEDEGVPPVKTEHWEPPDWKKQLGYIREMRSSRDAPVDNMGAEKCYDSDATAHVRRFQVLVSLMLSSQTKDQVTAAAMKRLRAHGCTAESILNTDDEALGKLIYPVGFWRTKVKYLKLTSAILQKEFGGDIPDSVQGLVRLTGVGPKMAHLAMDIAWDQVSGIGVDTHVHRISNRLGWLKKPTTSPEQTRKALEEWLPRELWSEINWLLVGFGQQVCLPVRPLCSVCLNQHSCPSAHKSSPTKRPKAASPCSPDPTSASTVKTEPGQESDVKHERLKKEPLPTPVSPNAPKRKIKTKVKY, from the exons ATGCCTCAGGTCCACTGGAAAACGAATTTCTGTTATGTAGTCCGGACTTTAACTATGACCTCTCCTTATTTCATGCAGAGCAGACCTGTTATCACTCGGAGTGGTGATCAAAATGCAGCCTCTCTCAGGTCCAAACTCACCACCAGACGGAGGAATCAGGGTCCAGGTTCCTCTGTGGAGGTGAAGGTAGAGCCGGAGGAGGCGAGGATCTCGGAGCAAAGACCCTCCTCGGCCCCCTTATCCACGG AAACAGACGCCTTGCCATTGTCTTCACACAGCCGCAGGAGGAAACAGCTCAAAGTGGAATATGATGAGGATGAAGGTGTACCACCGGTGAAGACAGAACACTGGGAACCTCCCGACTGGAAGAAACAACTGGGATACATCCGTGAGATGAGGAGCAGCCGGGATGCACCTGTAGATAACATGGGGGCAGAGAAATGCTACGACTCAGACGCTACTGCTCAT GTCAGACGTTTCCAGGTGTTGGTTTCACTCATGCTGTCCAGTCAAACCAAGGACCAGGTGACCGCAGCAGCCATGAAGAGGCTCCGAGCTCACGGCTGCACTGCAGAAAGTATTCTTAATACTGACGATGAAGCACTGGGGAAACTCATCTACCCTGTCGGCTTCTGGAGG ACTAAGGTGAAATATCTGAAGCTGACATCGGCCATTCTGCAGAAAGAGTTTGGAGGGGACATCCCAGACAGCGTGCAGGGGCTGGTCCGCCTAACAGGAGTCGGACCTAAGATGGCTCATCTGGCTATGGACATCGCATGGGACCAGGTGTCCGGCATCG gcGTGGACACACACGTGCATCGTATCTCTAACAGGCTGGGCTGGCTGAAGAAACCGACCACGAGCCCGGAGCAAACGCGCAAGGCCCTGGAGGAGTGGTTACCAAG GGAGCTGTGGAGTGAGATCAACTGGCTGCTGGTGGGTTTCGGGCAGCAGGTGTGCCTCCCCGTCAGGCCGCTCTGCTCCGTGTGTCTGAACCAGCACAGCTGTCCCTCCGCCCACAAGAGCTCTCCTACAAAAAGGCCTAAAGCTGCTTCCCCTTGCTCCCCTGATCCAACCTCTGCCTCCACAGTGAAGACTGAACCTGGACAAGAATCAGATGTTAAACATGAGAGGTTAAAGAAGGAGCCACTGCCCACACCTGTTTCCCCGAACGCACCGAAACGGAAGATAAAAACCAAGGTTAAATATTGA
- the nthl1 gene encoding endonuclease III-like protein 1 isoform X1, with product MPQVHWKTNFCYVVRTLTMTSPYFMQSRPVITRSGDQNAASLRSKLTTRRRNQGPGSSVEVKVEPEEARISEQRPSSAPLSTAEARQPQPHLLTCSHVVCFLYVFLCWVRYSKSSLPCAHSGACHPKTETDALPLSSHSRRRKQLKVEYDEDEGVPPVKTEHWEPPDWKKQLGYIREMRSSRDAPVDNMGAEKCYDSDATAHVRRFQVLVSLMLSSQTKDQVTAAAMKRLRAHGCTAESILNTDDEALGKLIYPVGFWRTKVKYLKLTSAILQKEFGGDIPDSVQGLVRLTGVGPKMAHLAMDIAWDQVSGIGVDTHVHRISNRLGWLKKPTTSPEQTRKALEEWLPRELWSEINWLLVGFGQQVCLPVRPLCSVCLNQHSCPSAHKSSPTKRPKAASPCSPDPTSASTVKTEPGQESDVKHERLKKEPLPTPVSPNAPKRKIKTKVKY from the exons ATGCCTCAGGTCCACTGGAAAACGAATTTCTGTTATGTAGTCCGGACTTTAACTATGACCTCTCCTTATTTCATGCAGAGCAGACCTGTTATCACTCGGAGTGGTGATCAAAATGCAGCCTCTCTCAGGTCCAAACTCACCACCAGACGGAGGAATCAGGGTCCAGGTTCCTCTGTGGAGGTGAAGGTAGAGCCGGAGGAGGCGAGGATCTCGGAGCAAAGACCCTCCTCGGCCCCCTTATCCACGG CAGAGGCAAGGCAACCTCAACCTCATCTACTTACTTGTTCCCATGTGGTATGTTTTCTTTATGTATTTCTGTGCTGGGTCAGATATTCTAAATCCTCTCTACCCTGTGCTCATTCTGGTGCTTGCCATCCAAAAACAGAAACAGACGCCTTGCCATTGTCTTCACACAGCCGCAGGAGGAAACAGCTCAAAGTGGAATATGATGAGGATGAAGGTGTACCACCGGTGAAGACAGAACACTGGGAACCTCCCGACTGGAAGAAACAACTGGGATACATCCGTGAGATGAGGAGCAGCCGGGATGCACCTGTAGATAACATGGGGGCAGAGAAATGCTACGACTCAGACGCTACTGCTCAT GTCAGACGTTTCCAGGTGTTGGTTTCACTCATGCTGTCCAGTCAAACCAAGGACCAGGTGACCGCAGCAGCCATGAAGAGGCTCCGAGCTCACGGCTGCACTGCAGAAAGTATTCTTAATACTGACGATGAAGCACTGGGGAAACTCATCTACCCTGTCGGCTTCTGGAGG ACTAAGGTGAAATATCTGAAGCTGACATCGGCCATTCTGCAGAAAGAGTTTGGAGGGGACATCCCAGACAGCGTGCAGGGGCTGGTCCGCCTAACAGGAGTCGGACCTAAGATGGCTCATCTGGCTATGGACATCGCATGGGACCAGGTGTCCGGCATCG gcGTGGACACACACGTGCATCGTATCTCTAACAGGCTGGGCTGGCTGAAGAAACCGACCACGAGCCCGGAGCAAACGCGCAAGGCCCTGGAGGAGTGGTTACCAAG GGAGCTGTGGAGTGAGATCAACTGGCTGCTGGTGGGTTTCGGGCAGCAGGTGTGCCTCCCCGTCAGGCCGCTCTGCTCCGTGTGTCTGAACCAGCACAGCTGTCCCTCCGCCCACAAGAGCTCTCCTACAAAAAGGCCTAAAGCTGCTTCCCCTTGCTCCCCTGATCCAACCTCTGCCTCCACAGTGAAGACTGAACCTGGACAAGAATCAGATGTTAAACATGAGAGGTTAAAGAAGGAGCCACTGCCCACACCTGTTTCCCCGAACGCACCGAAACGGAAGATAAAAACCAAGGTTAAATATTGA